The Cupriavidus necator N-1 DNA window GGCGCGATTATTCAGCGAAGACAATGTCAACACAATCTCGGGGAAATACTGAGGCCAGGGCTGCATGGCTCCCGGCCGGGAGCCATCCCCGGCCTTCTGGGCCCTTCCTCCCAAGCTGGTCACCGGCGCCGGTGCGGCTGCGGGTATTGCGCTGATCAATACGCTCGGCCAGATGGGGGGCATCGTGAGTCCGGTCGTGGTCGGCCGGATCAAGGATCTCACCGGCAGCACGACTCCGGCATGATCGGCGGTCTGGGGCTTGTCGCGGCCGCAATCCTGTCGTTCTGCATGCCGGCACGGCTGTGCGTCAAGGAAGGAAACGATCCGCCGCGCTAGTCGCGCTCGAAGTCTTCATCGCGGCGACGTCTACCTGGTCGCGAGTTTGGCAAGGCGTCGCACCGTCTCCTCTGAGCGCAGCGAGGCTTCATAGGCCGACCTGCCGATGCTTTCGTTCCATGCACCGCCGGCGATCGCGTCGATGTGCCGCTTCATGGAGCGAACAGCGCCAGCGTCGCAACGCCCGATGCTTTCTGCATACTTGTCGATGGCAGCGGGGAGGTCCTCACGGCGAACAAGGTCAGTGAGAAAGCCGATCCGGAGCAATTCCTCGCTTTCGAGCGTCATGGAGGTCAGGAAGATTTTCTTGGTTGCGGTAGGGCCCAGGCGCGAAACGAAGCGCCGCAGCCCCCCTGGATAGTAGTGCAGCCCAAACTTCGCGGCGGGCATGAACAGCTTGCAACCGTGAACGCCAATTCGAAAATCGCAGGCCAACGCGAGGTCCGTGCCACCACCGTAGGCGCTACCGTTCATCGCGCATAAAGTCGGAAGCTCGAGGGTTTCCAGGGCGTCGATCATGTCTTCGAGCGATCGGTCCAGACGGGTGCCGATCTGGCTCAGTGTATAGCCTGAACAGAAGGTCTTCTCGCCTTCGCCCGTCAGCACGAGCAGCCGCAAGGTTGGGTCCCGCCTCACTTGTTCCACGAGCCGCAGCAGGACCCCGATATCGTCAGGGTCAAGCCGGTTGTGCTCGGCAGGGCGTCGCAGTGTGATCGTCGCTGTCGCGCCGGCGATTTGAAGGGCAGGCTGTGTGGATGTCATGGCTTGATTTCATCGCTTGCGTGGCCATGCTGCAGGATGACGCCTTCGCGCGCCAGGGCTTCCAGGTCAGACGTGATGAACCCATGCTCCCGCAGGACGTCGAACGTGTGCTCGCCGAGCAAGGGCGGCGCGCGGCGAATGGATTCCCCGTGGCGGCCGTCGAAGGCGATCGGGCTGCCGACCTGCCGGATGGAACCCAGCTCTGGATGCTGGACTTGCTCCACAAGTCGGGAGTGAATGACCTGTTCGTCAGCGAAGACATCCGCGACGTTGTAGATCGGGCCAGCCGGAATATCCGCCTCTAGCAGTCGTTGCGTCCACTCGTTGCGGCTGTGCGCCTTCAGCCTGGCCTCGATGATCTCCTTGAGTTCGGCACGCCGCTCGATCCGCGCTGCATTCGTCGCGTAGCGCGGATCATCGACCAGGTCCTGGAGCCCAACCACTTCGCAGAGGCGCTTCCACATCTCGGCTGTCGCCGGCGCGATGTTCAATGGCCCATCCGCGGTCTGGAACACGCCGTATGGCGCAATCACAGGGTGCGTATTCCCGGCAAGACTGGGAATCTCCCCCAGACTCAGGTAACGCTGGGCCTGGACGCTCATGAGTCCGACCAGTCCTGCCAGCAGTGATGTCTCCACCCGGCGACCGCGCCCGGTTGCATGGCGCTGCGCTATGGCAGCCAGGATGCCGATGGCACACCACATGCCGGCAGTCTGGTCGCCGATCGCCACACCCACCCTGACCGGTCCCGTTTCCGGCATGCCCGTCACGCTCATGAGTCCGGAGTATCCCTGGGCAATCTGGTCGAACCCGGGACGTTGACTCGCAGGTCCCGTACGGCCGAAGCCGGTGACACTCGCATAGATAAGCCGGGGGTTCGCTTCGGCAAGCGCTTCGTAGCCAAGACCCATGGATTCCATGGCGCCGGCTCGAAAGTTTTCCACGATCACGTCGTACTGGCCGGCGAGTTCGCGCAGCAGGCCAAGCGCGCGAGGATCGCGGAAGTTGACGGCGATGCCGCGCTTGTTGCGGTTGCCGCTCAGGTAGTAAGCGCTGGTGCCGCGGTCGAAAGGCCCCCAGTGGCGGATCATGTCCCCGCCCGCGGGCTCGACCTTGATCACGTCGGCGCCCAGGTCGCCCAGGACCATCGTGCAGAACGGGCCCGCAAGCGCCCTGGTGAGATCCAGGACACGAATCCCCGAAAGCGGCAAGGAAGTTGGGTCGGTCATGCTTTCTCCCCTTGTAAGATCGCATGCCTCACTCTATATTGCATACAACAGAAATGCAACCGTTATCCAAAAGAGGAGACACATGCGCAAGCCCAACATTCTTTTCGTCATGGCCGATCAACTCTCCGCACCGGTGTTGCCATTCCACGGCAACACCGTCGTGAAGGCGCCGCACCTCGAGGCGCTCGCCGCACGCTCGGCGGTTTTTGACAACGCCTACTGCAACTTCCCCTTGTGCGCACCCGCCAGGTTCTCGCTGCTTGCCGGCCAGTTCGCCACGCGCATCGGCGCGTTCGACAACGCGTGTGAGTTCCAGGCCGCCACGCCCACGCTGCCTTATTACCTCGCGCAGCAGGGCTACAAGACCATCCTCGGCGGGAAGATGCACTTCGTGGGGCCTGACCAGAAGCATGGCTTCCAGGAGCGCCTTACTACCGACATCTACCCGGCGGACTTCGGCTGGGCGGCGGACTGGGCGGAGGGCGAGTTCAGCTTCTATTCACCCGGGCACAACCTGAGCACTGTGGATGAGAGCGGCTCTTGCTTCCGCAGCCTGCAACTCGATTACGACGAGGAGGTCGAGGCGAAGGCGATCCAGCGCCTGTACGACCTTGCGAGGGAAGACGAGCAACCGTTTTTCATGTGCGTTTCCTATACGCACCCCCATCCGCCGTATCACATACTTCCCGAGTACCTGGATCGTTACTCGCCGGAGGAGATCAACCTGCCTCTCGTCGGTGACATGCCGATGGAGGCGCGCGACAAGCTCAGCCAGTGGGTGCAGTATTCCCACGGGTTGGACAAGCAGGGGGCGACCGACGAACAAGTGCGGCGTGCGCGCCACGCCTACTATGCGATGGTGAGCTACGTCGACGACAAAGTGGGCCGCCTGCTGGAGACGCTTAAGCGCGCGGGCTTCGAGGACAACACCATCGTCGTGTTCACCTCCGATCACGGTGACATGCTGGGCGAACGCGGCATGTGGTTCAAGCGGGTGTTCTTCGACTGGTCGGCCAAGGTTCCGCTGCTCGTCTATGACCCGCGCAAGCGCAACCCCCGGCGCATCGCGGAGCCGGTTTCTCACGTGGACCTGCTGCCCACATTGCTGGATCTTGCGATGGATGGCAGCACACCGGCCTGGGTCGAGCCGATCGACGGACGCAGCCTCGCGCCGCTGGTCGCAACGGGCGATGACAACGGCGAGGCGGAAGCGTTCGTCGAGTACACCGCCGAGGGCGTCACCGGTCCATGCTGCATGCTGCGACGTGGCCGATACAAGTACGTGTACACCCATGGTCATCCAGACCTGCTTTTCGACATGGAGGCCGATCCGAGCGAGCTGGTGAACATCGCGCAAGAGCAGCCGCAGGTGCTTGCCGAGCTCAAGGCACGCGTGCTCTCCCGGTGGGATCCCGCTGCCATCACGCAGCAGGTGCTTGCCAGCCAGGCGCGCCGCAAGTTCATCAACTCGCTGCCCGAGGGCATCCAGCCCACCTGGGACTTTCAGGCGGGCACGGACGACACGCGCCGGTTTGTACGCCGGGGCAGCGCTCGTGTGATCAAGGTTAAAAAGCGCTGGCCGGCTGTGGCACCTGTCGCCAAGTGAAAGGAGCCCGATGATGACTCAGAACAAGCTCACGGCGGACGTCGATCCGCACCGTCTGGCTCGCGCGATAAGCGGCTACAACCTGATTGACGGCGAGCTGGTGGAGGCCCGTTCGGGCAACAGGTTCCCGGTAACCAACCCTGCAACCGGACGCGAGATCGGGCACGCGGCGCAAAGCGACGCAAGCGACATCGATCGCGCAGCAAGTGCAGCGGTCCGGGCGCAGCCCGCTTGGGCTGCGATGTCCGCTCGCAAGCGTGGCACCCTGCTGGCCGACTGCTCGCGCCTGATTGCCGAGCACGTGGAGGAGCTGGGGCGGCTGGTGGCGCTCGAGACCGGCAAGGCACTGCGCACCGAGAGCCGGGTCGAAGCCTCCGTCGTTGCCGACGCCTTGCAGTTTTACGGCGGCCTGGCTTCCGAACTCAAGGGCGAAACCGTGCCGTTCAGCCCGGACATGCTGACACTCACGCAGCGCGAACCAATTGGGGTGGTGGGCGTCATCATTCCCTGGAATGCCCCCATGATGCTCATGGCGCTGAAGATCGCCCCGGCGCTGGTGGCCGGCAACACGGTCGTGGTGAAATCGGCGGAAGAGGCGCCACTGGCGGTCCTGAGGCTGTGCCAGATCCTCAACCAGGCGCTGCCAGCCGGGGTGCTGAACATCGTCTCAGGCTTCGGCCCCGAATGCGGGGCGCCCCTGGTCGCGCATCCCGCCGTCGGCAAGGTGACGTTCACCGGCTCCGTCGAGACCGGGAGAATCGTGGCGCGCACGGCCGGGGAGAAGCTCATCCCCGTCACGCTGGAACTTGGCGGCAAGAGTCCGATGATCGTGATGGACGACGCCGACATCGCGAAGGCCGTCGCCGGCGCGGTGAGCGGCATGCGCTTCACTCGCCAGGGACAGAGCTGCACGGCCGCCAGCCGTATTTTCGTGCACGACAAGGTGCACGATGAGTTCGTCGCATTGCTCAAGGCGCGCGTTGACGCGTTGAAGATGGGGGATCCGTTAGACGAAGCGACGGATATCGGCACGGTGATCTCGCGCACCCAGCTCGACAAGGTTCTCGGCTATATCGAAAGCGGTCGGACCGAGCCGCATTCCCGCGCGCTCGAATGCTCCCAATTGCCCGCAGACGAGTCCCTTCGGCAAGGTCTGTTCGTCCGGCCGGTCATCTTTACCGGTCTGGACAACGCATCGCGGCTGGCGCGCGAAGAAATCTTCGGACCCGTGACGTGCGTGATCCGCTTCTCGACTTACGAAGAAGCCGTGGCGCAGGCCAACGACAGCGACTTTGGACTGGCTGCAACCATCTGGACGCAGAACCTGAAGACCGCGCTGGATGCCACCCGGCGCCTGCAGGCAGGCTTCGTGCAGGTGAATCAGAACATCGTGGTCCAGCCTGGACTGTCCTACGGGGGCGTGAAGCAATCCGGCCTTGGCCGCGAGGCGTCGCTGGAGGCAATGCTGGACCACTTCACGCACAAGAAGACCGTGATCTTCAATATGAACTAAGTGACGCTCGTTACGAGGAGACAAAAATGGCTGTGATCGGTTTCATCGGGTTGGGCAATATGGGATTTCCCATGGCGTGCCGACTGAAGGAGGCAGGGCATGAGGTTCGCTGCTTCGATCTCAACGCAGGCTCGATGGCCCGCGCCCTGGATGCGGGCCTCCGGCCGCGGGCTTCGGTCGAGGAAACGGTATCCGGGGCGGAGGTCGTCATCACCATGCTGCCCAGCGGCAGGCACGTGCTGGACGTGCTCACTGCGGACACCCTGCC harbors:
- a CDS encoding enoyl-CoA hydratase/isomerase family protein, translating into MTSTQPALQIAGATATITLRRPAEHNRLDPDDIGVLLRLVEQVRRDPTLRLLVLTGEGEKTFCSGYTLSQIGTRLDRSLEDMIDALETLELPTLCAMNGSAYGGGTDLALACDFRIGVHGCKLFMPAAKFGLHYYPGGLRRFVSRLGPTATKKIFLTSMTLESEELLRIGFLTDLVRREDLPAAIDKYAESIGRCDAGAVRSMKRHIDAIAGGAWNESIGRSAYEASLRSEETVRRLAKLATR
- a CDS encoding CaiB/BaiF CoA transferase family protein; the protein is MTDPTSLPLSGIRVLDLTRALAGPFCTMVLGDLGADVIKVEPAGGDMIRHWGPFDRGTSAYYLSGNRNKRGIAVNFRDPRALGLLRELAGQYDVIVENFRAGAMESMGLGYEALAEANPRLIYASVTGFGRTGPASQRPGFDQIAQGYSGLMSVTGMPETGPVRVGVAIGDQTAGMWCAIGILAAIAQRHATGRGRRVETSLLAGLVGLMSVQAQRYLSLGEIPSLAGNTHPVIAPYGVFQTADGPLNIAPATAEMWKRLCEVVGLQDLVDDPRYATNAARIERRAELKEIIEARLKAHSRNEWTQRLLEADIPAGPIYNVADVFADEQVIHSRLVEQVQHPELGSIRQVGSPIAFDGRHGESIRRAPPLLGEHTFDVLREHGFITSDLEALAREGVILQHGHASDEIKP
- the betC gene encoding choline-sulfatase produces the protein MRKPNILFVMADQLSAPVLPFHGNTVVKAPHLEALAARSAVFDNAYCNFPLCAPARFSLLAGQFATRIGAFDNACEFQAATPTLPYYLAQQGYKTILGGKMHFVGPDQKHGFQERLTTDIYPADFGWAADWAEGEFSFYSPGHNLSTVDESGSCFRSLQLDYDEEVEAKAIQRLYDLAREDEQPFFMCVSYTHPHPPYHILPEYLDRYSPEEINLPLVGDMPMEARDKLSQWVQYSHGLDKQGATDEQVRRARHAYYAMVSYVDDKVGRLLETLKRAGFEDNTIVVFTSDHGDMLGERGMWFKRVFFDWSAKVPLLVYDPRKRNPRRIAEPVSHVDLLPTLLDLAMDGSTPAWVEPIDGRSLAPLVATGDDNGEAEAFVEYTAEGVTGPCCMLRRGRYKYVYTHGHPDLLFDMEADPSELVNIAQEQPQVLAELKARVLSRWDPAAITQQVLASQARRKFINSLPEGIQPTWDFQAGTDDTRRFVRRGSARVIKVKKRWPAVAPVAK
- a CDS encoding aldehyde dehydrogenase family protein; amino-acid sequence: MMTQNKLTADVDPHRLARAISGYNLIDGELVEARSGNRFPVTNPATGREIGHAAQSDASDIDRAASAAVRAQPAWAAMSARKRGTLLADCSRLIAEHVEELGRLVALETGKALRTESRVEASVVADALQFYGGLASELKGETVPFSPDMLTLTQREPIGVVGVIIPWNAPMMLMALKIAPALVAGNTVVVKSAEEAPLAVLRLCQILNQALPAGVLNIVSGFGPECGAPLVAHPAVGKVTFTGSVETGRIVARTAGEKLIPVTLELGGKSPMIVMDDADIAKAVAGAVSGMRFTRQGQSCTAASRIFVHDKVHDEFVALLKARVDALKMGDPLDEATDIGTVISRTQLDKVLGYIESGRTEPHSRALECSQLPADESLRQGLFVRPVIFTGLDNASRLAREEIFGPVTCVIRFSTYEEAVAQANDSDFGLAATIWTQNLKTALDATRRLQAGFVQVNQNIVVQPGLSYGGVKQSGLGREASLEAMLDHFTHKKTVIFNMN